In the Salvia miltiorrhiza cultivar Shanhuang (shh) chromosome 8, IMPLAD_Smil_shh, whole genome shotgun sequence genome, GTTCACGAGCCAAATACTACCAagttcaagtttgatttgtCTATTTATCAAATTTCTCTAAATGAACTTGAACGAATTTTTTTCGAGTCGAGCTCTGAATAGTTTGCGAGCGACTTAATTTGTATAGAGCCCTAGTAAGCATTTCTCAACTTAAGTCGCTACTTTTATTGCGGATGGATTAGTTCAAATATCACTTTCTAAAATTATTCTTTTATAAATCTAGGACGCATTTTGTTTAGATGTGTATAGCGATTAACAGATTAATTATGAGCTCCTTCTCTTCACATTCTTCATCTTTTCGTCTTTCCTTTTGCTTTTTTTAGTTGGAAGAGGTGATGAATTTTAATAAGATCCTCTAGTATCCCATGGTCTGAGTGAGTAATAAAGTTCAAATAATTTATACCAATTTTGATTTACAATTTTGACAAAATGATGAGAATGTATACGAAGCATCTTTTTAATTCGTCATAACCCCTAGCTATAACTATAAGTCCTTCTCAGTGGACTTGGGGGTTAATTAATAGGTAGTATTTGGATATTTTTGCAATATCCTTTTTATTgagaaaacatgaaattaatatgATTGACACCGATAAACATCCAATGTAATATAACACCATAGCGGATAGAAATCAAAGTATAGTCTTGGATTTGATCTATAATAAGATATTTAATTTCATGCACTGATAAACAATTATATACGACCAGGAACAATTAAATCTTCGTGGATTCAAATTATCTTGTGAAGCACGAAGTGTCGTGGATGGTGCAGAATCACATCACTAGATAGTGCTTAATTACTGAATAGACTGCTATGTATACTCtaccgtccacaaaaaaatagttcacttttgctattttagaatgtccacaaaaattagcttatttttatttttgaaaattgtcAATCAGAGTCTTATTTTCCACTCATAATATAATTaagtattattataaatattccttccgtcccaaacgaaatgtcctattttcctttttggaatgtcccaaacgaaatgtcatgtttccttttttggcaatacactctctttctatacttaatatttaaataatttccaccaacccactttatctactttatacacatttcttaatctccgtgccgaaaagaaataggacatttcgtttgggactgAGGGAGTACTACTCTTTTCGTCACATTATAAATGGCTTAAAACCTTTCGACACaggaattaagaaaaatgtgtaAATTGGTTAACAGTAATAGGGCCCACACTTTTTTAagagttaaatatttttatttatgaaaacagGTCATTTATAGTGGGTTGAGATCATCCCTATATGAGCTCCAGCAACCTTTTTCTCTCTCGTTGAAAACTCTTCGCTTTTGACGATGGGGAGCAAAGGCGGGCGGTGAACTCCGGCACAAGGAAGGCGTCCGACGAGATCGATCAAGGCTGCACGCCTTCACGCACAGATCGGTCTCGAGATTTCCGGACATCACCACCACCTCAGTCGTCGTTCCTGTAGTTCTCCAACACACACCTTCGCGAACGAGCAAAGCTGCGCACAGATCCGCACCGGTCGTTGTCACCCCTCGACCAAGGTTCCGACCTCCTCCGTGAGCAGCGTGACCAGCGGAGCAGTTGCAGCAGCCGGCGTGAGCAGATCCGTTGCAGCagaacagcagcagcagtcggcgtcCTCCGTCCAGATCTGCTCCGGTCGTTGACCTTCATCGACGCCTGCATCtgcgccggaggagcagcgacAGCCGCTGAGACGCGCTGCCGCCTGTCTCGGAGCTCGCTGCGCGACTTCCGTCTCTCGCCGACACACACCTGCGCGACTGCACCGCGGCTCCCAGGTCGACTCTCTCACGGCCACCGCACCCAGCAACGGCGAAGCCGTCACCTGCCCACCGCAAAGGAAAACAGCCGTCCGTTTCGCACAGCGCCGCCCCACCCTTCCGGCTCACCCTTCCGGTGGATGGCCACCAGTTCGCCGATCAGCGGTCGAGATAAGGGGGGTCTTCCTTCCCCCGGTTTCTTCCAACTTTGATGTTCGAACTAAACCTGATCTCTCCCATGGTATGCGTCTGCCTCCCAGGGGGTCGGGTACTGATTCCGACGCGGTTGCCGTCGGAATGCGATCTACTGGTAATTCATCAAATCTTACAGATAAGCAACCCACCCAGATTCTCACTTATTCCGACATCGTTAGCATCTCCCCTAAGAATGACGATAGAGTTTCTTATGCGAAGGCTACTGGCAAGAAGCCGGTGAAAATACAGGATTTGGCTGCTCACATTTTTCATGATCTGCGGCCTACTAAGGAGGGCGATCAGTTCTCCCTCAAAATACCGAAGGATCTATATCTTAACGAGATTAAGGCCTTTGAATTTGCTTTGACAGGACGTTTGTTTCTTCAGAAAGGAGACAAACCGAGATCAACTATGGAACTAAAGTGGGAACTCCAGAGATTATGGAGTTTAGCCTCTGATTGGCAACTAATTCCTTTGGGAAAAGGTTATTTCACTCTCCGATTTACTACGGCTGAAGATAAGGCTACAGCAAAGGGAAAGGCAGTTTGGGAGCTCTCAAAAGGGCTCCTCCGACTCCGTGAATGGACTCGAAATTTTGATCCTTTCAAAGAGAATTCCCCTTTGGCGGACGTTTGGGTTCGCATACACTATCTGCCGATAGAATACTGGAACCCACAGGTTATTTCTGGAATTGGCAGATATTTGGGTCACCCCTTAAAGATCGATGGAGCGTCGGCACGACGTGACTTCGGACAATTCGCTAGAATCCTTGTGGAAATCGATATGTCGCAAAATCTACCTTCTACTCTTTTAATTGATGGTGAGGATACATCATTCCATGTTGAATTTATCTTTGAAAATTTGCCTCTTTACTGTCGTCGTTGCAAAATAACTGGGCATTCTCAAGAAACATGTCGAAAAAAGCGACGTGTGGAGCCGGTAGCTATTCAGGAAAATCTGACGGCTGCTCCTAACAATCAGTCTGGTGTGGTGACTTATAAACAATGGCACATTGTGGAGCAGGGCAAGAAGGTTGTTGTCCCAATCACGGGGGAACAACAGAACACTTCTATTTTTGGCCATTTGGCGACGGGGGTGCAGCAGCATGATTTCCAGAATAAAGGCCATGAGATGGCTGGCAGTAATACAGTTCTGGATTCCAAGAGGGTTGACGATCATGACTCTGAGGAGAGAGCGTTAGACGAGCCGGAGGCAGCGGTGTTGGTTTCGGTTGATCAAGAGCTTCATAAGACGACTGGTAGTGAGGACGAGGTGGACGAGGAAATTGAGATGGAGACGCCGGCTGGGGATCCGACTGAGATTGTTACGGCTGCTGCTGATTTAGATGAAGCTCGCAATTCTGAGCAAGCTGGAGAGTTGGTTGGTCAGCAGGCTAAAAAACTGGATGGTGATTTGGATGGGCAAAGCAAAGACTCGCACACTACTGCTCCAGAAGATATTGATAGTCGTATCAGTCGGTTAGAGGCGCAGGTTAGCCAAGGAATGCAAATGCTTGTTGAGCAAGCACCGCCTAAGCGACGGGGACGTCCTCCAAAAGGTATGGAACGTCCGCGCGTTCCACAGAATCAGGAAGATAGCATAAAAAGCCGCCTCagaaatgcggaggaaatgggtcAGAAGCCGAGGGACTTCGTCATTGATCATAGCGGAAGTGCTAGTTTGcgtgttatgaataatatcgccaCGGGCCGTTGGTCGGACGAAATGGAGGTGGACGATTTTTTGAATGGTTTTTAAATAGCTTATTGCTTTGTTTCCTGTTTGACGAGCTCCTTTCCGAGTCTCGTGCCTCTAGTCTGCATTACTGTGCTTTCAaaggcttttttctttttctttttataaaaaacctcaatttaataatagtGGGTTGAGATCTTTTTTCCACTTataatacaataattatttttattaaaattcatatcgTTCTTTATTacgattattttttgtggacggagagagtatatggTATCACAGGCTTTGCCTTGATGCATATAGGAAAAGTGACAGTATTGTCCCCTTTAAGGGGATCTATCTCTTGATTTAAGAGGAGGTTTCTAGGTTGTTGATCCAAAACAGTTTAAGCTATTTTGACGAAGGAAGTAGGAATTTTCGATTGCGATAACAAAAGATTTACTCTGAAGTGTGTCAAAATATGATTTGCCATCTGCCTATACTTTTTCCACTCATTTTTTGTCTGCTTTCATATTAGCCATGATATATTTTGTCCCATTTTCATGAAAAGTAGCTatctgaaaagaaaaaataaaataaaattggggTATTCCAAGaattttctttctaaaatttcgGCAATCGTCTATTAAAACAATTTCCTCTGGTCGATCGGTTCGAAAATATTTTATGATACTGACTTTGGAATAAATTTTTTGGTTAGTTTTAtctataataatataaaaaatgtatCGAGCACGAAATATAGGTTACATATTCTATCTTTATaatatactcactccgtcccacgaatcttgacacattttcaaataaggtaacttttctctcatactttatcacttttattattttttatctcctattttatcacttttatcacattctctctcctactttatcacttttatactttattaactatacacttaaaatactaatttacaattccttaattctcgtgtcgaaaccaaacgtgtcaagattcgtgggacgaatgaagtatatatatatatatattattttaaggataaatttgtaaaatatatatatatatataaatatatattaatttattagatattacactaaatccTTTTGAGATATATCTCGATCTCGTGCTATCATTATCTTAAATTTTCATTCTTAAAATCAAATCTATTTATAACCATTCAACAATAAACAcaaattcattaattataactaaaTTAATCTTTAATCactataagaaaaaataaatatatttgcgGTTTCACTTCATATACTAAACGAAGAAGAATTAGATCCCAAAAATACTACTATAACAATgtattaactaattaaatatacatGAACctaaaaaaactaattaaatataaattaaaaatctatctCCGATTTTATATTAACCATGAAATAagtttgggtaaatatcatattaaacatTGAACTATTatcgctttatcaaaaataccctggaAGTtgcaaaatgttctctaaaccctcaaagtatcagggttttatcaaatatatcccgcatctatttttcggtcatcAGAAacgtgacgtggctcgccggatgacacagtgtcatttaaattttattttttaatccatgtcatctatactttccctctctctctctctgtgtttCCTCTCTTCCCTCTCTCTACCGTCTCTCTATCACTCTTTCTCTTTTCTCCTGTGAGTGTCATACATAGCCAAAGAATGAGAGATACAACAGCAAAGTTCATCATTTTAAGAACAACAAAGTTTATTAATAACAATTCGTCATTTTATAGGATCAATTTCATTTTATAGCAAAATTCCCAGCAGGAGGATACAATAACAACTGGCCCTATGGCTATGTCTCTTGAGCTCACCATCAATGCATAGACCAAAGGCGGGACAAAGCTTGAAAGAGAGTAAAGGTACAACTGATACAGTCTTTGGTCTATTAGATTTGAGCTTTGTCATATCTAATAGCAGACAATTGTATCTTGGCTAGCTGGGACAAAGTTTCCCCCTTTCTGCGAGAAAGAGACTAAGCCCACGCTTgattgggtgtttttagagatTGGAAagggatttaattaattgaatccattacttgtagttgttgtttgatttgggtaatgagttaaccattactcttacttgagggtaacacaatcacccaatttgttacccctcaaaatagaggggaaacaaaagaaagggaatcccttactaatgactCTTTTCCATTgctaaaccaaacactcaataaaagtaatggttattgctACCATTCCACTCatttatttgattcattttcctttccattcctctacttgaactaAACGAGCACTAAGAGAGTACATAGAGGCAAAAGAGCCGCCAACGATGGAGAATCTTCAGGAGAGGCGCGCGACGAAGTTGGAGTCGACGGCGGCGACCGCGAGTTCCAGAAGACTGATGCGCTGGAACACTGATGCGTTGGGGTGAAGCAACGTCGGCCGAAGACGGAGCGACTCAAAACACAACCATTCTCAAaacacatactccctccgtcccaccgagcttgagtcgTATTCATTTTCAGGTTGTCCCGCCGAGCTTGagtcatttctttttttggcaaaaattaggCAATTTAAAGTACTAATTTCCAAAATTAATTGCACCTCTTATTATattctctttcctactttatcactttattacattctctttcctaatttatcactttattacattttctctctcatactttatcactttattactacacacttaaaacactaatttacaacttcttaattttcgtggccaaaagaaacgcctcaagctcggcgggacggagggagtataatgaAATGTGGGTCATTAAAATCTTACATAAAAACTTCGTACAAGgacaaaacaaattaaaaaaatactccctccatcccgtgaagcaagaccaagttcttttcggcacgggaattaagaaattgatattttgtgcgttaagtgtggtaggtgaaaaaacgaaaatgtgaataaagagtaaattttttgctacttttagAAACTGGTCTTACTttgtgggacagaccaaaaagaaaacttgctcttacttcatgggacggagggagtaccaagTCCCAACAAAATAAGAATCTCCTCACCAAGAATCGCATCAGGGTTCTGTGAATCCAAATACCctatcccaaaaaaaaaaacatatgtcCAACATGTTTCTGATGAGCACTTGGCTCGATGCCAATTAACTGCGTGCAACATCAAATCAACAAGTGTTAAAAATATACCTGCCTAAGAGATAGTTACTTGTAAACTCAACAATTTTGTATTCTAAAAAACTTTTCTACTCATttcgttccacgaatcttgaaacaattcttttttgggtcgtccaatgaatcttgacacattttcaaataaggtaataattagtccaaaaataaggggtcttaattacattctctctcctacgttatcactttattaccttctctctcctattttattatttttatactttattacctaaaCACTTAAGACACTAATTTACGactccttaattttcgtgccgaaaccaaacgtgttaagattcgtgggacggagggagtgttTATTTACTAATTCAACTGAATATTTAAAAGATGGGGCACACTTGGCTGCCTCTGAATGTacttaataaattctaattaaaacTTACTAAATAATAACTAaaaatttacttaaataatattattacaaACTCCGGTCATCCTCGCAAATAAGTTTTTGCATTAAAAGGTCACATTAATAGACAATAGTCCGGATATAGTCCCCGGTATAAAGAAAATCTACATCGCCCCAAAAGTTAGGAAATGATTATGTAATTATTGAAATCAAAGATACTAAAATGgcaacaagaaaaataaaatcacaacATTACAATTTAAATTAGA is a window encoding:
- the LOC130998097 gene encoding uncharacterized protein LOC130998097 gives rise to the protein MRLPPRGSGTDSDAVAVGMRSTGNSSNLTDKQPTQILTYSDIVSISPKNDDRVSYAKATGKKPVKIQDLAAHIFHDLRPTKEGDQFSLKIPKDLYLNEIKAFEFALTGRLFLQKGDKPRSTMELKWELQRLWSLASDWQLIPLGKGYFTLRFTTAEDKATAKGKAVWELSKGLLRLREWTRNFDPFKENSPLADVWVRIHYLPIEYWNPQVISGIGRYLGHPLKIDGASARRDFGQFARILVEIDMSQNLPSTLLIDGEDTSFHVEFIFENLPLYCRRCKITGHSQETCRKKRRVEPVAIQENLTAAPNNQSGVVTYKQWHIVEQGKKVVVPITGEQQNTSIFGHLATGVQQHDFQNKGHEMAGSNTVLDSKRVDDHDSEERALDEPEAAVLVSVDQELHKTTGSEDEVDEEIEMETPAGDPTEIVTAAADLDEARNSEQAGELVGQQAKKLDGDLDGQSKDSHTTAPEDIDSRISRLEAQVSQGMQMLVEQAPPKRRGRPPKGMERPRVPQNQEDSIKSRLRNAEEMGQKPRDFVIDHSGSASLRVMNNIATGRWSDEMEVDDFLNGF